A window of Roseburia hominis A2-183 genomic DNA:
ATTCTGCGCATCAGCCGCCATGGCCGCCTGTTCCATCTGATAGTCGTAAGAATTGGCATTCCGGTGATCAATTGCAGCCTTAATCAGAATTCCCGCCAGAACGAGAAGCACCAGCAGAATTCCCCCGATGAGAAATGGCAGCCGGCGATTTTTCTTCCTCTGCGGCTGTTTGGGCTTTTGCTGCTTTGCCTGTGCCGGCGCCGGTTCCTTCCCGGCAGATTCCTCCTCTTTTAGAAGAGAACGCAGATAGTCATCCTCCAACACACTGTAATCCGGCACAATCTGTACCGCATTTCCACACACGGAGCAGTAGATACATCCCTCTTTGATCTCTGCCCCACACTTTGCACATTTCATATGAAACGATTCCTCTCACTCTTTCATCCATATGGATTCTACATCTGTTACTGCAACATGGACTCCACACAATTATGCATCAGCATTGCAATGGTCATAGGCCCTACTCCGCCCGGAACCGGTGTGATCGCCGACGTATGCGGCGCAACCTCATCATATCTGACATCCCCGCACAGCTTGTTGTTCTCATCGCGGTGAATTCCCACATCGATGACAACCGCCCCTTCTTTGATGTAATCTGCCGTGATAAACTGCGGCTTTCCGATTGCAACGATCAGGATATCCGCCGTTTTGCAAAGTTCCGGCAGATTCTGTGTCTTGGAATGTGCAATGGTGACCGTGGCATTCTCGCGTAGCATTAAAAGTGCCATCGGCTTCCCCACGATATTGCTTCTGCCGATTATCACACAATGTTTTCCTTCCATCTTAATTCCGGAGCGCTTTAAGAGCTGGATGATTCCCGCCGGTGTGCAGGAGACAAATCCCGGCTCCCCGATCACAAGCTTTCCAACGTTTTCCGGGTGGAATCCGTCCACATCCTTTTCGGGTGCGATCGCACGAATCACTTTGTCTGCGTCAATCTGTGCCGGAAGCGGAAGCTGCACCAGAATTCCGTTTACCGAAGCATCACCATTCAGCTTCTCCACAAGCGCAAGAAGTTCTTCCTCCGTCGTCTCCTCCGGCAGTTCATAGGACAGGGAACCGATGCCGATATAGGCGCAGGCTTTCTTTTTGTTATTGACATACACGCTGGAAGCCGGATCGGTTCCTACCTGGATCACTGCAAGCGCTGCTTCTTTTCCAAGCTTTTTCTGTTCCGCAACCTGCTCGCGCAGTTCGTCCTTGATCTCCTGTGAAATCTTTTTTCCGTCAATGATCTGTGTCATACGTATCCTCCATTCTGTCTCTTAGAATAATCCGGTAATGACTCCGTCATCATTGACATCAATACCGTACGCCGCCGGGTTCTTGGAAAGTCCCGGCATCGTCATGATCGAACCGGTAACTGCAACGACAAAGCCGGCTCCTGCCGATACGTAAACCTCGCGCACATTGATGGTAAAACCGTTCGGTCTTCCAAGCTTCGTCTGGTCATCCGAAAGAGAATACTGTGTCTTTGCCATGCAGACCGGGAAGGATGACATTCCCATATCGGTAATTCTCTTCAGTTCCTTTTTGGCAGCTGCGGAATAGGTCACTCCGTCGGCTCCGTAAATCTCTCTCGCAACAGTTGCGATCTTATCCTCAAGGCTCATATCATCCGGATATAATGGCTTGAAATGGCTTTCCTTCTGCTCCAGTGTAAGCAGCACCTTGTTGGCAAGCTCAATGCCGCCTTCACCGCCCTTTTCCCAGACCTCGGAAAGTGCAAACTCACATCCGCGTTCTCTGCAGAACTGCTCCACGTAATCCGTCTCCGCTTTTGTGTCTGTGACAAAGGAGTTCAAGGTAACCACAACCGGCACACCGAACTTCTGCAGGTTCTCAATATGCTTCTCCAGGTTGACAATTCCTTTCTTCAACGCGTCCAGATTCTCTGTGCCAAGATCCGCTTTCGCCACGCCGCCGTTGTATTTGAGTGCACGCACAGTTGCAACCAGCACAACGGCATCCGGTGCCAGTCCTGCTTTCCGGCACTTGATATCGAAGAATTTTTCAGCGCCGAGATCTGCGCCAAAGCCGGCCTCCGTAATCACATAATCCGCGAGCTTTAAGGCTGTCTTTGTAGCACGGACACTGTTGCATCCGTGCGCAATATTGGCGAACGGACCTCCGTGAACAATGGCAGGCGTGTGCTCTAACGTCTGGATCAGGTTCGGCTTTAGCGCGTCCTTTAACAGTGCCGCCATCGCGCCGGTCGCTTTCAGATCGTCCGCGGTCACCGGCTTTCCGTCAAACGTATATGCGACGATAATCCGTCCGAGCCGGCGCTTTAAGTCATGCATATCGTCAGCCAGACAAAGAATAGCCATAATCTCCGACGCAACCGTGATGACAAAGTGATCTTCTCTTACCATTCCGTCCATCTTGCTTCCCAGACCGACGACAATGTTACGGAGGACACGGTCGTTCATATCCATGCAGCGTTTCCAGACGATCTGCCGCGGATCAATTCCAAGCTCATTGCCCTGCTGGATATGGTTGTCCAGAAGAGCCGCCAGGAGATTGTTGGCGGAGGTAATTGCATGGAAATCACCGGTAAAGTGCAGATTCAGATCCTCCATCGGCACAACCTGCGCGTATCCGCCGCCGGCTGCACCTCCCTTGATTCCAAAACACGGTCCAAGGGACGGCTCTCTTAACGCGATGACCGCCCTTTTCCCAAGTCTGCCGAATGCCTCGCCGAGGCCGACGCTCGTGGTGGTCTTTCCCTCTCCCGCCGGCGTTGGATTGATTGCGGTCACAAGAATCAGTTTCCCGTCTTTTCTGTCGGAAACCCGACGGATCAGCTCGTCCGAAAGCTTTGCCTTGTACTTTCCGTACAATTCCAGATCATCCTCCGGGATGTCAAGCTTTGCAGCCACCTCGCGAATATGTACCATCTGGGCTTCCTGTGCAATTTCAATATCACTTTTCATAATGTCTCCTCCATTCCGCCGCCAGAGCGGCTTTGTATGTTTTATATGAATCCTGTTACAGATATTCCTCTTCGTACTGCTCAAACTGCTCGGGCGACATTAAAACCCGCCGCGGCTTTGTGCCTTCCTCAGGACCTACGATACCCGCTTCCTCCAGTTGATCCATAATGCGGGCTGCACGGTTAAAACCGATTTTAAAATACCGCTGAAGCATGCCGATGGAACCTTTTTCCTTCTCCATGAGAAGGCGCGCCGCATCTGCAAAATAAACGTCCCTGCCGTCCCCTGCATCCGCGCTGGAATCGATCGCTACGGTGGTGTTGGCGGATTCCATGTTGCTCAGCTTCTCCTCCATCTCCGCACTGTAGGTCACCTGACCATTCTGTTCCTTGATAAACCCTACAACGGCAGATACTTCCTCATCCGATACAAATGCGCCCTGCACACGCACCGGCTTTGGAATTCCCTGCGGGCTGAACAGCATGTCTCCCTTGCCGAGGAGCTTCTCGGCGCCGTTCATATCCAGAATGGTTCTCGAATCCACGCCCGAAGTCACGGCAAAGGCGATACGGCTCGGCATATTCGCCTTGATCAGACCGGTAATGACATTGACCGACGGACGCTGTGTCGCAATGATCAAATGAATGCCGCACGCTCTTGCGAGCTGTGCCAGACGGCAGATGGATTCCTCGACTTCGCCCGGCGATACCATCATAAGATCCGCCAGCTCGTCCACGATAATCACAATCTGCGGCAGCTTTTCCGGCTTCGGATCGCCCTCGATCGTCGGCAGGGATTCGATCTTCGCATTGTAGCCCTTTAAGTCTCTCACCGAGGCATTGGCGAACTTCTGATAACGGTCTGTCATCTCATCCACCGCCCAGTGCAGTGCACCCGCCGCTTTTTTCGGATCGGTGACCACCGGTATCATCAGGTGCGGGATGCCGTTATAGACACTCAGTTCCACAACCTTCGGATCAATCATAATCAGCTTGACCTCTTTGGGGTTCGCCTTGTAGAGGATGCTCATGATAATCGTGTTGATACATACGGACTTACCGGAACCCGTCGCACCGGCAATCAGAAGATGCGGCATCTTGGCAATGTCCGCCACCGTCACCTTTCCGCCGATGTCCTTTCCGACGCCGAAAGAAATCTTTGACGGATGCTTTTTAAATTCTTCCGACTCTACCAGTTCTCTAAAAGAAACCATGACGTTTTCTTTGTTCGGAACCTCAATACCGATCGCCGCCTTTCCGGGGATCGGTGCCTCGATACGAATATCCGCCGCTGCCAGATTCAGCTTGATGTCGTCGGCCAGATTGACAATCTTGCTGAC
This region includes:
- the folD gene encoding bifunctional methylenetetrahydrofolate dehydrogenase/methenyltetrahydrofolate cyclohydrolase FolD — its product is MTQIIDGKKISQEIKDELREQVAEQKKLGKEAALAVIQVGTDPASSVYVNNKKKACAYIGIGSLSYELPEETTEEELLALVEKLNGDASVNGILVQLPLPAQIDADKVIRAIAPEKDVDGFHPENVGKLVIGEPGFVSCTPAGIIQLLKRSGIKMEGKHCVIIGRSNIVGKPMALLMLRENATVTIAHSKTQNLPELCKTADILIVAIGKPQFITADYIKEGAVVIDVGIHRDENNKLCGDVRYDEVAPHTSAITPVPGGVGPMTIAMLMHNCVESMLQ
- a CDS encoding formate--tetrahydrofolate ligase, which encodes MKSDIEIAQEAQMVHIREVAAKLDIPEDDLELYGKYKAKLSDELIRRVSDRKDGKLILVTAINPTPAGEGKTTTSVGLGEAFGRLGKRAVIALREPSLGPCFGIKGGAAGGGYAQVVPMEDLNLHFTGDFHAITSANNLLAALLDNHIQQGNELGIDPRQIVWKRCMDMNDRVLRNIVVGLGSKMDGMVREDHFVITVASEIMAILCLADDMHDLKRRLGRIIVAYTFDGKPVTADDLKATGAMAALLKDALKPNLIQTLEHTPAIVHGGPFANIAHGCNSVRATKTALKLADYVITEAGFGADLGAEKFFDIKCRKAGLAPDAVVLVATVRALKYNGGVAKADLGTENLDALKKGIVNLEKHIENLQKFGVPVVVTLNSFVTDTKAETDYVEQFCRERGCEFALSEVWEKGGEGGIELANKVLLTLEQKESHFKPLYPDDMSLEDKIATVAREIYGADGVTYSAAAKKELKRITDMGMSSFPVCMAKTQYSLSDDQTKLGRPNGFTINVREVYVSAGAGFVVAVTGSIMTMPGLSKNPAAYGIDVNDDGVITGLF